From the Trifolium pratense cultivar HEN17-A07 linkage group LG4, ARS_RC_1.1, whole genome shotgun sequence genome, the window tgaaacaaacaaattatatttttgaaaataatatagggttggccgcaattcctaccgctgtatttgtctgaagacctagcttgcacatcaagacaattgaagactataaatatgtgaagcctcaagctattctacttatgtattctaaaccgtgttttttacaaagtgtgagtttttaaggtttagagtttgtgtcttttgtcagcctttcttgtgtcactttgatgcaagtttaggactgtgtttttattgttaattgtaagctactcctaagcttttgaagtacggagttagcgtgtgtgattcactcaagagcttttaagcaagagtgtggtctagtttctaggagtgtctccatcttgattattattattattgacagcaacatggtacgtgttgttagagggaatttgggacggggtctcattatctaagaggttcttaggtaggattgcacgggtagtgtctaggtgataagtcaagtaccgagTGTTGgttgagggctttgaactagagctattatagtggattcattcctggattggtatcccccagagtaggtgatgTTGCACTGAACTGAGTTAACAActatctgtgttatttattattttgtaatttatttatttatttattgtgttctgcgactgtcttgcggcaacatatgctatagcatcttgtgcagcattgtgttcactgcgtgccagatttcaattggcatcagagcaggcaccctttctggttatagggtgagctccagggagaatgtctggcaacatggacaaagaaggagggcttgtaagcagaccaccgcttctcgttggtgcttccaactatgattattggaaatcacgcatgattgctttcctaaaatccatggatagcaaaacttggaaagctgttctgaaaggatgggacccccctgtggtcatagacaaagatgaaaagccaacacttgaagtaaaagctgaggaggactggactaaagaagaagatgagcttgctctaggaaactcaaaagcattatatgcactatacaatgaggtagacaaacacatcttcaagcttatcaaaaaatgtgtctctgcaaaggaagcttggaagattcttgaaactgttcatgaaggtacttctaaggtaaaaatgtctaGATTGCAGATCCtcactactcagtttgaaaatctACGTATGAAGGATGAGGAGACAATTCAAGAATTTCACATGACTATCCTTGATTATGATAATCAGTTTGATTCTTTGGGGGAAAAAATTCCTGGAGAAAAGTTAGTGAGAACGATGCTCAGGTCACTTCCAAAGaagtttgatatgaaagtcacagctatggaagaagccaaagacATATCTCAGATTGATGAGTTaataaatgtggaacactatccaacattcttcATTATTAAGATAAATCAATCGTCTTAATATCATTCATTTATCATACTTCATTAATCATACTTCATTCAATAAGTAATCCACACACAATGCCAATAATACAAGTAAATCATATTAAGCatttattatcataaaaaacTAACTCTGTAATCGGAATCCACGCGAAAAATCGATTAAAATAGGTTCCGAGTGCATAAACCATCAAAAGGTCAAAAGTCAACGGTCAACACAAAAGTCAACAGTCAACACAGTCCAAATTGAACTATGCTGGGGGCGTGAAGggttcacgccgcgcgtgataggcAGGAGAATAATTATGCTGCGCGTGATGACCAACAAAATTTCCAAAAGAATTACGCCGGGCGTGATGGggatcacgctgcgcgtgagtgCTGAAGAACAGTCACGCTGGGGGCGTAAGAGGCCACGCTGCCCGTGATAGATCCGATGTTCTTCATGTTCATACGAAAAATGGTCAAAAACTCACTTATTTGACCCAAAAACCCCATTTTACATGTTATAAAACCCaaatatgtttgttttcatGTCTACTACACATACATAAACATAAAAGAACATATTGATTCACATATCTACTTCAAAACATGCCATAAAGTAAGAGATTTATGTATTTTACTCGAAACTCATAAAAACACAATGTTCTTAGATCAAACATCTACAATTTATGTTTTTACTTgttagattcgttcatacatcatacCAAGAGTATACCAAACATGTTATGGACATAATAATCGATTTCCTTTAAGAAAATtcatccaaactaaaacgaaaaaggggtggagaaagttcgggtatggagaaatcgacattcttccctttctcgtatcacccacgattatgaaacctactctcatacctggattcgaagaaaacatgAAGATTGAATCTTGAATCTTGAATCTTTAAGCTTTCTCTAAGCCCTAGCTCCCAAGCCctctctcccttctctctatcTTTCCAAGAAACATGAAAAGTGAAGTCTCCTCTCTCCACTAAGACCATTTGGGCGCCCCACACACAtggacaaggcccattgggcctcaagcccaattgacTTGACCCAACTTGCGATACCTCTCACTACTcacttaataactaaagtattcgataaataactaaagttactaacttatttaaaatgtcACGTCAATAAACATTTAATCACACTAAAacgaataaattaaaattaggtCGTTACACATAACATTCCCAACTATGGTGACAAAACAACATAATATTCCCAACTATGGTGACAAAATAGTCTTATGGGTAATCGACAACATGTCGCCCTTTACacaaaaaactaatttaaataacaataacaacttaattttttttaatagaatgaCCAATCGAAGGAGGAAGAAGAGATTTTgtggtgtaaatttttttcacACAAATGCATCCCTTTTATAGAAATTTTGCTGCATTTTAATTGGTTGAGCTACTATTCACACCTCACTCGTAGCCAATCATAATTAGACAGGTGGCAATCAGTTTTGACTGTTTGGGGGATGTCTTTTTACTGCCGACACGTTCGCTACATGGGAAGCGGACCATAGTCATACCTTTTGCCACGGAGCAAGCGCTCAACGGTGATTTACTTTTGCAAATTTAGACGCTCGCTTCCTAAGTATAGCGATGGAGGTATTTTGGGAATACCGGAGGGCGCTGGTGTCTGCCGGGTGCCAAAAGTAAAATTCAAAGCAATATGTATGAAGACTGAAATAAGATACTGTGGCCCAAAACAAATATTCGCTTCTAGCTTTCTTCTACATTGCGCTACGCCCTAGTTTCTCCTCCTTcacagagaaaaaaaaatggcgACTTTTCCATTGTTTCAGCGGGCACGGACCTCAATGCTTTCTTCGAAGCTACGAACAAATTATATCTATGGAAACAACTACTTCTGCAAAACCTTGAGTACTTCTGCAATCCCAAACGAGTATGGTAGATTCTCTCATCAACCACAACCACCTTCTGATCATAACAACACACCCTTTCAACCACCTCAACAACATTTCAatcatcataatcaatttccgaatcataataataatcaaaatgtTCAACAGGGTCGATTTCCTCCTCAACAGGGTTGGAATCCTCAAAATCGACCACCACCTCAAAATCCTAATTTCCGGCCACCACCTtctcaaaaccctaatttccGGCCACCCATTCGTCAAAATCCCAACTTTCAGCCACCCAATAGTCCCAATCGATCGAATAACCAGAATCAGTGGAACCCACAAAATGGTAACCCCAACCAATTTCAAAACCCTAATAACCAATTTCAAAACCCTAATAATCAATTCCAAAACCCTAATCAGTTGAATGAACGAGGTTCTGTTCAAGAACAAGCTCCTCCGCCTCCTTCAATTGTTGATTTGATACGTTTTTGTAGAGAGGGGAAGGTTAAAGAAGCGCTTGAATTGATGGAAAAAGGTATCAAAGCTGATGCTGATTGCTTTAATCTTTTGTTTGAGTTGTGTGGTAAATCGAAATCCGTTGAGGATGCTAAGAAAGTGCATGATTACTTTCTACAATCTACTTTTAGGAGTGATTTCAAGTTGCATAACAAGGTGATTGAGATGTATGGGAATTGTAAAAGTATGACTGATGCACGTAGGGTGTTTGATCATATGCCTAACAGAAACATGGATTCTTGGCATATGATGATTCGTGGCTATGCGAATAGTACTTTGGGAGATGAGGGTTTGCAGTTATTTGAGCAGATGAATGAGCTTGGTTTGGAGATAACTTCAGAGACTCTGCTTGCGGTGTTATCGGCTTGTGCCAGTGCAGAGGCTGTGGAGGATGGTTACATATATTTGGATTCCATGAAAAGCAAGTATGGAATTGAACCAGGAGTAGAGCACTACATGGGGCTTTTGGATGTTCTTGGACAATCTGGATACCTGAAAGAAGCCGAGGAGTTTATTGAGAAGCTGCCATTTGAGCCTACAGTGACAGTATTCGAGACACTCAAGAGTTATGCTAGAATTCATGgagatattgatcttgaagacCATTTTGAGGAGTTGATAGTTAGTCTTGACCCATCAAAGGCTGTTGTCAATAAGTTCCCTACACCACCTCCCAAAAAGTATACGGCAATTAGCATGCTCGATGGAAGGAACAGAATCATTGAGTATAAGAATCCTACTCTCTACAAGGATGATGAGAAGTTGAAGGCTTTGAGTAGTATGAAAGACTCTGCATATGTTCCTGATACAAAATATGTTCTTCATGACATTGATCCGGAAGCTAAGGAGCAGGCTTTGCTCTACCACAGTGAACGTTTAGCGATTGCCTATGGTCTTATTAGTACTCCTCCTAGAACACCTCTTAGGATTATCAAGAACCTTCGTGTCTGTGGTGACTGTCACAATGCCATCAAGATCATGTCTAGGATTGTAGGTAGGGAACTGATTGTCAGAGATAACAAAAGGTTTCATCATTTCAAGGATGGAAAATGCTCTTGTGGGGATTACTGGTGAAGGAATCATTATTTCAAATTCTATGCGGCAGCTCCGACAGATGTGTGTGGAACAGTGGAAGCTTTCAATGGTGCTAGGGATAGGAGATGAATGAAGTATGTAGTATGAATTGATTTGAAGTATATTTGCTTCTTGTTCATATATTAGCACTACTCCCTCTCTTCTCATACCCATCGCAATATCctcataaacttaaaaattgcTCTTGTAtggttttgtttatttaattaatttttagttcTAGCCACTTCAATTTTGCTCCAGCATGATCCATGTAAGTATGTAGAACAAgtttgtttttgaaaatgtgTCAAACGCTTTAAGCTTCATATCTATATCTATAGCTGGTTGGggggaaaaatatttttttatactcGAGTAGTGTGGAATTTTGATACGATAAAGTGTGACACAACAGTCAACAAAGAAGGCATGTCTGTAGCTGCCTGTATAATTTCTTATCGCAATTTATGCCTTTCTAATTTTATACTCATTCGTTATCTCAAGTGACTATGTTATTATATGCTATAGCTTTTCTATGACATCGCTATGGGTACTTATGGTAGAAGAATAGCTTTATTATATGCTATAGCTTTTCTAAACAATAATATATgtttttagttaaaattttaaatactttttaaatGGTGATCCATTATAGACCACCATTGTTAAAAAATTCCCATTATCGTATTATAATTTTTGACGAAATTATCAatatcatattagaatttgtaCTTCGTGTtaaaatgtttttcattttttactaaacaaatttttactaatttaaataaattagtttCCATTGTTTATCTGAGAGCTTGGCATGTAGAACAAATTCGGAGCTGTTTCAATGACAGAGATGTAACAGAAATTTTAAAGATAGCACTTATCAACCTTGATGGTAATGATGAGATCATGTGGCGCTTTGACACTCGAGGCATATATTCGGTAAAGAGTGCATATCGCTTTTGTGTGTCCACCTTAATTGATAGGAGTACGTGGCGAGCTGAAGGTGACTGGAACAAAGTTATGGTCACTTCCTATTCCTCCAAATGCAGGGAGCCACACCAGCCCGGCCCAAACTTTACTGAACAATTCTTGGTGACATTCGCTATGACGGCATAGAGTTTATGGCGGAAAAGGAATGTAAAACTATGGGAACAGCAGACTGAATCTGTTGATCATGTCCTTGCGCACCCAGATTACACGCTTCAGACATGGATGTGTGCACAGAACAGACAACAAAGCAGCAGCTCTGCCCGTCGTTCACAGGTCGAGCATTGGCAACCGCCACCAACTACATTTGTAAAATGCAATATCGATGCTGCAGTCTTTGCGCCAGAACAAAAAGCAAGTATGGGAGTGTCTTCGTAATGAAAAAGGTGAATTCATAGCAGCATTTTCATGTTATACCTGGTGCTGTCCTCACACCAGCTGAAGCGGAAGCTTGGGGATTGCTTCAAGGCCTTGAATGGATTGCAACGCTGGGCTATAACAAGGTTATTCTTGAGATGGATTGTAAGATGGTTGTGGAAGATGTCAATCGTTTCAAACCAAATAGATCGGAATATGGTTTTATTATTAACAAGTgtcgtatttttatttttgaattttaaagACTATGAAGTTGTCTTAACTAGGCGGCAAGCAAACGGAAGCGCTCATGCTCTTGCACGAGCAGCTCTATCCCAAGCTTATCGACTATCGCTATACTTTTGATGTAATTCATACTTGTAttggttctattattattaatgaaatgccTTGAGTTTGCTTCCGTAAAAAAAATGGAGTGTTTGTTCAacgataataataataaattaacattGTAATGTCAAAGAACATACTAGTAGTTTAATTCACTGATTGTAAAATAGTCattaatgtcattttttttgggtacaaccattaatgtcatttttattaattatataattcattccttttcaatttgttggtctatttaaatgtattataataaaatataactgaaatatttaaaaagaaatggaattgttgtcataaaaaagtcacactctaaattttttttttttactaaactctaaata encodes:
- the LOC123924074 gene encoding pentatricopeptide repeat-containing protein At2g15690, mitochondrial-like yields the protein MATFPLFQRARTSMLSSKLRTNYIYGNNYFCKTLSTSAIPNEYGRFSHQPQPPSDHNNTPFQPPQQHFNHHNQFPNHNNNQNVQQGRFPPQQGWNPQNRPPPQNPNFRPPPSQNPNFRPPIRQNPNFQPPNSPNRSNNQNQWNPQNGNPNQFQNPNNQFQNPNNQFQNPNQLNERGSVQEQAPPPPSIVDLIRFCREGKVKEALELMEKGIKADADCFNLLFELCGKSKSVEDAKKVHDYFLQSTFRSDFKLHNKVIEMYGNCKSMTDARRVFDHMPNRNMDSWHMMIRGYANSTLGDEGLQLFEQMNELGLEITSETLLAVLSACASAEAVEDGYIYLDSMKSKYGIEPGVEHYMGLLDVLGQSGYLKEAEEFIEKLPFEPTVTVFETLKSYARIHGDIDLEDHFEELIVSLDPSKAVVNKFPTPPPKKYTAISMLDGRNRIIEYKNPTLYKDDEKLKALSSMKDSAYVPDTKYVLHDIDPEAKEQALLYHSERLAIAYGLISTPPRTPLRIIKNLRVCGDCHNAIKIMSRIVGRELIVRDNKRFHHFKDGKCSCGDYW